From a region of the Megalops cyprinoides isolate fMegCyp1 chromosome 13, fMegCyp1.pri, whole genome shotgun sequence genome:
- the LOC118787905 gene encoding ubiquitin-conjugating enzyme E2 Q2 isoform X2, translating into MSVSGLKAELKFLESIFDPNHERFRIIDWKPDELSCQFNVTGEKLLIIHCNITESYPSTPPIWFVDSDDPSLTQVLERLEDVRKGSTLLLQQLKRLICDLCRLYNLPQHPDVEMLDQPLPAGPVSQERKHGTTDEVTSEEEEEEEMGEDIEDLDHYDMKEEEPVDGKKSEDDGIEKENLAILEKIRKNQRQDHLNGAVSGSVQASDRLMKELREIYRSQSYKTGIYSVELVNDSLYEWHVKLRTVDPDSPLHSDLQVLKEKEGVDYILLNFSYKDNFPFDPPFVRVVSPVLSGGYVLGGGALCMELLTKQGWSSAYSIESVIMQINATLVKGKARVQFGANKNQYNLARAQQSYKSLVQIHEKNGWYTPPKEDG; encoded by the exons ATGTCGGTTTCGGGGCTGAAGGCCGAGCTGAAGTTTCTGGAGTCCATCTTCGACCCAAACCACGAACGCTTCCGAATTATCGACTGGAAACCCGACGAGCTCAGCTGCCAGTTCAACGTGACCGGAGAAAAGCTCCTGATCATCCACTGCAATATCACG gagTCCTACCCCTCCACTCCCCCGATATGGTTTGTGGACTCCGATGACCCCAGCCTGACACAAGTGCTGGAGCGCCTGGAGGATGTGCGGAAGGGTAGCACGCTG ctcctgcagcagctgaagcGGCTGATCTGTGACCTGTGCCGGCTCTACAACCTGCCCCAGCACCCCGACGTGGAGATGCTGGACCAGCCCCTCCCCGCTGGGCCGGTAAGCCAAGAACGAAAG CACGGAACGACAGACGAGGTGACGTcggaagaggaggaagaggaggagatgggagag GACATCGAAGACCTGGACCACTACGACATGAAAGAGGAGGAGCCGGTGGACGGGAAGAAGTCCGAGGACGATGGGATCGAGAAGGAGAACCTGGCCATCCTGGAGAAGATCCGCAAGAACCAGAGGCAGGACCACTTAAAC GGTGCCGTGTCCGGTTCGGTGCAGGCCTCAGACCGTCTCATGAAGGAGCTCAGGGAGATCTACAGGTCACAGAGTTACAAGACAG ggatCTATTCAGTGGAGCTGGTGAACGACAGCCTTTATGAGTGGCACGTGAAGCTGAGAAC GGTAGACCCAGACAGCCCATTACACAGTGACTTGCAAGTTTTAAAGGAAAAGGAGGGCGTGGACTACATTCTGCTCAATTTCTCATATAAA GATAACTTTCCATTCGATCCACCTTTCGTACGGGTAGTTTCGCCTGTGCTGTCTGGAGG TTACGTGCTTGGAGGCGGTGCCCTGTGCATGGAACTTCTAACAAAGCAG GGATGGAGCAGTGCCTATTCCATAGAGTCTGTCATCATGCAGATCAATGCCACTTTAGTCAAAGGAAAAGCCAGAGTGCAGTTTGGAGCCAATAAG AACCAGTACAATCTTGCCAGAGCACAGCAGTCATACAAATCCTTGGTGCAGATTCATGAAAAGAATG GCTGGTACACGCCCCCTAAAGAGGATGGGTAA
- the LOC118787905 gene encoding ubiquitin-conjugating enzyme E2 Q2 isoform X4 — protein sequence MSVSGLKAELKFLESIFDPNHERFRIIDWKPDELSCQFNVTGEKLLIIHCNITESYPSTPPIWFVDSDDPSLTQVLERLEDVRKGSTLLLQQLKRLICDLCRLYNLPQHPDVEMLDQPLPAGPHGTTDEVTSEEEEEEEMGEDIEDLDHYDMKEEEPVDGKKSEDDGIEKENLAILEKIRKNQRQDHLNGAVSGSVQASDRLMKELREIYRSQSYKTGIYSVELVNDSLYEWHVKLRTVDPDSPLHSDLQVLKEKEGVDYILLNFSYKDNFPFDPPFVRVVSPVLSGGYVLGGGALCMELLTKQGWSSAYSIESVIMQINATLVKGKARVQFGANKNQYNLARAQQSYKSLVQIHEKNGWYTPPKEDG from the exons ATGTCGGTTTCGGGGCTGAAGGCCGAGCTGAAGTTTCTGGAGTCCATCTTCGACCCAAACCACGAACGCTTCCGAATTATCGACTGGAAACCCGACGAGCTCAGCTGCCAGTTCAACGTGACCGGAGAAAAGCTCCTGATCATCCACTGCAATATCACG gagTCCTACCCCTCCACTCCCCCGATATGGTTTGTGGACTCCGATGACCCCAGCCTGACACAAGTGCTGGAGCGCCTGGAGGATGTGCGGAAGGGTAGCACGCTG ctcctgcagcagctgaagcGGCTGATCTGTGACCTGTGCCGGCTCTACAACCTGCCCCAGCACCCCGACGTGGAGATGCTGGACCAGCCCCTCCCCGCTGGGCCG CACGGAACGACAGACGAGGTGACGTcggaagaggaggaagaggaggagatgggagag GACATCGAAGACCTGGACCACTACGACATGAAAGAGGAGGAGCCGGTGGACGGGAAGAAGTCCGAGGACGATGGGATCGAGAAGGAGAACCTGGCCATCCTGGAGAAGATCCGCAAGAACCAGAGGCAGGACCACTTAAAC GGTGCCGTGTCCGGTTCGGTGCAGGCCTCAGACCGTCTCATGAAGGAGCTCAGGGAGATCTACAGGTCACAGAGTTACAAGACAG ggatCTATTCAGTGGAGCTGGTGAACGACAGCCTTTATGAGTGGCACGTGAAGCTGAGAAC GGTAGACCCAGACAGCCCATTACACAGTGACTTGCAAGTTTTAAAGGAAAAGGAGGGCGTGGACTACATTCTGCTCAATTTCTCATATAAA GATAACTTTCCATTCGATCCACCTTTCGTACGGGTAGTTTCGCCTGTGCTGTCTGGAGG TTACGTGCTTGGAGGCGGTGCCCTGTGCATGGAACTTCTAACAAAGCAG GGATGGAGCAGTGCCTATTCCATAGAGTCTGTCATCATGCAGATCAATGCCACTTTAGTCAAAGGAAAAGCCAGAGTGCAGTTTGGAGCCAATAAG AACCAGTACAATCTTGCCAGAGCACAGCAGTCATACAAATCCTTGGTGCAGATTCATGAAAAGAATG GCTGGTACACGCCCCCTAAAGAGGATGGGTAA
- the LOC118787905 gene encoding ubiquitin-conjugating enzyme E2 Q2 isoform X1, producing the protein MSVSGLKAELKFLESIFDPNHERFRIIDWKPDELSCQFNVTGEKLLIIHCNITESYPSTPPIWFVDSDDPSLTQVLERLEDVRKGSTLLLQQLKRLICDLCRLYNLPQHPDVEMLDQPLPAGPVSQERKHGTTDEVTSEEEEEEEMGEQDIEDLDHYDMKEEEPVDGKKSEDDGIEKENLAILEKIRKNQRQDHLNGAVSGSVQASDRLMKELREIYRSQSYKTGIYSVELVNDSLYEWHVKLRTVDPDSPLHSDLQVLKEKEGVDYILLNFSYKDNFPFDPPFVRVVSPVLSGGYVLGGGALCMELLTKQGWSSAYSIESVIMQINATLVKGKARVQFGANKNQYNLARAQQSYKSLVQIHEKNGWYTPPKEDG; encoded by the exons ATGTCGGTTTCGGGGCTGAAGGCCGAGCTGAAGTTTCTGGAGTCCATCTTCGACCCAAACCACGAACGCTTCCGAATTATCGACTGGAAACCCGACGAGCTCAGCTGCCAGTTCAACGTGACCGGAGAAAAGCTCCTGATCATCCACTGCAATATCACG gagTCCTACCCCTCCACTCCCCCGATATGGTTTGTGGACTCCGATGACCCCAGCCTGACACAAGTGCTGGAGCGCCTGGAGGATGTGCGGAAGGGTAGCACGCTG ctcctgcagcagctgaagcGGCTGATCTGTGACCTGTGCCGGCTCTACAACCTGCCCCAGCACCCCGACGTGGAGATGCTGGACCAGCCCCTCCCCGCTGGGCCGGTAAGCCAAGAACGAAAG CACGGAACGACAGACGAGGTGACGTcggaagaggaggaagaggaggagatgggagag CAGGACATCGAAGACCTGGACCACTACGACATGAAAGAGGAGGAGCCGGTGGACGGGAAGAAGTCCGAGGACGATGGGATCGAGAAGGAGAACCTGGCCATCCTGGAGAAGATCCGCAAGAACCAGAGGCAGGACCACTTAAAC GGTGCCGTGTCCGGTTCGGTGCAGGCCTCAGACCGTCTCATGAAGGAGCTCAGGGAGATCTACAGGTCACAGAGTTACAAGACAG ggatCTATTCAGTGGAGCTGGTGAACGACAGCCTTTATGAGTGGCACGTGAAGCTGAGAAC GGTAGACCCAGACAGCCCATTACACAGTGACTTGCAAGTTTTAAAGGAAAAGGAGGGCGTGGACTACATTCTGCTCAATTTCTCATATAAA GATAACTTTCCATTCGATCCACCTTTCGTACGGGTAGTTTCGCCTGTGCTGTCTGGAGG TTACGTGCTTGGAGGCGGTGCCCTGTGCATGGAACTTCTAACAAAGCAG GGATGGAGCAGTGCCTATTCCATAGAGTCTGTCATCATGCAGATCAATGCCACTTTAGTCAAAGGAAAAGCCAGAGTGCAGTTTGGAGCCAATAAG AACCAGTACAATCTTGCCAGAGCACAGCAGTCATACAAATCCTTGGTGCAGATTCATGAAAAGAATG GCTGGTACACGCCCCCTAAAGAGGATGGGTAA
- the LOC118787905 gene encoding ubiquitin-conjugating enzyme E2 Q2 isoform X3, producing MSVSGLKAELKFLESIFDPNHERFRIIDWKPDELSCQFNVTGEKLLIIHCNITESYPSTPPIWFVDSDDPSLTQVLERLEDVRKGSTLLLQQLKRLICDLCRLYNLPQHPDVEMLDQPLPAGPHGTTDEVTSEEEEEEEMGEQDIEDLDHYDMKEEEPVDGKKSEDDGIEKENLAILEKIRKNQRQDHLNGAVSGSVQASDRLMKELREIYRSQSYKTGIYSVELVNDSLYEWHVKLRTVDPDSPLHSDLQVLKEKEGVDYILLNFSYKDNFPFDPPFVRVVSPVLSGGYVLGGGALCMELLTKQGWSSAYSIESVIMQINATLVKGKARVQFGANKNQYNLARAQQSYKSLVQIHEKNGWYTPPKEDG from the exons ATGTCGGTTTCGGGGCTGAAGGCCGAGCTGAAGTTTCTGGAGTCCATCTTCGACCCAAACCACGAACGCTTCCGAATTATCGACTGGAAACCCGACGAGCTCAGCTGCCAGTTCAACGTGACCGGAGAAAAGCTCCTGATCATCCACTGCAATATCACG gagTCCTACCCCTCCACTCCCCCGATATGGTTTGTGGACTCCGATGACCCCAGCCTGACACAAGTGCTGGAGCGCCTGGAGGATGTGCGGAAGGGTAGCACGCTG ctcctgcagcagctgaagcGGCTGATCTGTGACCTGTGCCGGCTCTACAACCTGCCCCAGCACCCCGACGTGGAGATGCTGGACCAGCCCCTCCCCGCTGGGCCG CACGGAACGACAGACGAGGTGACGTcggaagaggaggaagaggaggagatgggagag CAGGACATCGAAGACCTGGACCACTACGACATGAAAGAGGAGGAGCCGGTGGACGGGAAGAAGTCCGAGGACGATGGGATCGAGAAGGAGAACCTGGCCATCCTGGAGAAGATCCGCAAGAACCAGAGGCAGGACCACTTAAAC GGTGCCGTGTCCGGTTCGGTGCAGGCCTCAGACCGTCTCATGAAGGAGCTCAGGGAGATCTACAGGTCACAGAGTTACAAGACAG ggatCTATTCAGTGGAGCTGGTGAACGACAGCCTTTATGAGTGGCACGTGAAGCTGAGAAC GGTAGACCCAGACAGCCCATTACACAGTGACTTGCAAGTTTTAAAGGAAAAGGAGGGCGTGGACTACATTCTGCTCAATTTCTCATATAAA GATAACTTTCCATTCGATCCACCTTTCGTACGGGTAGTTTCGCCTGTGCTGTCTGGAGG TTACGTGCTTGGAGGCGGTGCCCTGTGCATGGAACTTCTAACAAAGCAG GGATGGAGCAGTGCCTATTCCATAGAGTCTGTCATCATGCAGATCAATGCCACTTTAGTCAAAGGAAAAGCCAGAGTGCAGTTTGGAGCCAATAAG AACCAGTACAATCTTGCCAGAGCACAGCAGTCATACAAATCCTTGGTGCAGATTCATGAAAAGAATG GCTGGTACACGCCCCCTAAAGAGGATGGGTAA